A single window of Zea mays cultivar B73 chromosome 10, Zm-B73-REFERENCE-NAM-5.0, whole genome shotgun sequence DNA harbors:
- the LOC100280060 gene encoding glutathione peroxidase isoform X1 produces MAAASSATSVHDFTVKDSSGKDVDLSVYRGKVLLIVNVASQCGLTNSNYTQQAQLYEKYKNQGFEILAFPCNQFGGQEPGTNEEIAQFACTRFKADYPIFDKVDVNGNNAAPIYKFLKSSKGGLFGDSIKWNFSKFLVDKEGRVVDRYAPTTSPLSIEGPRD; encoded by the exons ATGGCCGCCGCGTCGTCCGCCACCTCCGTCCACGACTTCACCGTCAAG GATTCGAGCGGCAAGGACGTTGACCTCAGCGTCTACAGGGGGAAGGTTCTTCTCATCGTTAACGTCGCATCCCAATG TGGCTTAACCAACTCCAACTACACTCAGCAGGCCCAGCTCTATGAGAAGTACAAGAACCAag GCTTTGAAATCCTCGCTTTCCCGTGCAACCAGTTTGGTGGGCAGGAGCCTGGTACCAACGAGGAGATTGCCCAGTTTGCCTGCACACGCTTCAAGGCTGACTACCCCATCTTTGACAAG GTTGATGTCAATGGTAACAATGCTGCGCCCATCTACAAGTTTCTGAAATCTAGCAAGGGTGGCCTTTTCGGCGACAGCATCAAGTGGAACTTTTCCAAGTTCTTGGTTGACAAGGAGGGGCGTGTTGTGGATCGCTATGCTCCAACCACTTCACCTCTGAGCATTGAG
- the LOC100280060 gene encoding glutathione peroxidase, translated as MAAASSATSVHDFTVKDSSGKDVDLSVYRGKVLLIVNVASQCGLTNSNYTQQAQLYEKYKNQGFEILAFPCNQFGGQEPGTNEEIAQFACTRFKADYPIFDKVDVNGNNAAPIYKFLKSSKGGLFGDSIKWNFSKFLVDKEGRVVDRYAPTTSPLSIEKDIKKLLGSS; from the exons ATGGCCGCCGCGTCGTCCGCCACCTCCGTCCACGACTTCACCGTCAAG GATTCGAGCGGCAAGGACGTTGACCTCAGCGTCTACAGGGGGAAGGTTCTTCTCATCGTTAACGTCGCATCCCAATG TGGCTTAACCAACTCCAACTACACTCAGCAGGCCCAGCTCTATGAGAAGTACAAGAACCAag GCTTTGAAATCCTCGCTTTCCCGTGCAACCAGTTTGGTGGGCAGGAGCCTGGTACCAACGAGGAGATTGCCCAGTTTGCCTGCACACGCTTCAAGGCTGACTACCCCATCTTTGACAAG GTTGATGTCAATGGTAACAATGCTGCGCCCATCTACAAGTTTCTGAAATCTAGCAAGGGTGGCCTTTTCGGCGACAGCATCAAGTGGAACTTTTCCAAGTTCTTGGTTGACAAGGAGGGGCGTGTTGTGGATCGCTATGCTCCAACCACTTCACCTCTGAGCATTGAG AAGGATATCAAGAAGCTGCTTGGGAGCTCTTAA